One Curtobacterium sp. MCLR17_032 genomic window carries:
- a CDS encoding APC family permease: MTNETRSLKARLIGDPLPSEKLEGQLLPKHLALPIFASDPLSSVAYAPQELLMILLLGGMAFLTFAPWVAAMVVLLLVVVVASYRQLIKAYPSGGGDYEVAHRNLGERAGLVVASALLVDYVMTVAVSVASGVDNIISALPMLNEFRVELAILFVVLLAAANLRGVRESSKAFAVPTYLFVASVFVMVVTGLVRVAAGDAPVAESAAYTVQNVEHTTQAAFILLLLRAFASGCSALTGVEAIANGVQAFRRPKIKNAQQTLVLMGGIAIVLFIGLITLALVSRVHYAESACDLQGFANCSTTPQRSLIAQIAAATFGNNSVLFFVIQATTAAVLLLAANTAFNGFPLLGSILARDSYAPKALSTRGDRLIYSNGVILLALVAAALLIVYRANVTSLIQLYIIGVFVSFTLGQSGMVKHWVSLLRADRAGTADEPVNRGQVLRSLTINSIGATFTFVVLVIVTITKFTHGAWLVFVIMPVLFVLMLGVNRYYRDVSHEIQADVETEFGATGDHAIVLVNKLQKPVLKALDYAIAAEHAGLEAVHVAIDDADAARLREQWAEHGIEVPLTMVPSPYRDISMPLIKYIKAHRLEHGSEVVTVYTPVFIVGHWWEGLLHNHRGRRIRRKLLLTHGVTVALVPWLLDSSELLYGKRSRPFPGQDRRGEPVRPALRRSPHGVFRSEAEEDRLIRSAQRNSLEPQKLAHQPSPASRRATRPAGPAEGVDPALCTGEVRSLVAATPPVPRPHDDDA, encoded by the coding sequence GTGACCAACGAGACCCGGTCGTTGAAAGCCCGACTGATCGGCGACCCACTCCCCTCGGAGAAACTCGAGGGACAGCTCCTCCCGAAGCACCTGGCCCTGCCGATCTTCGCGAGTGACCCGCTGTCCTCTGTGGCGTACGCGCCGCAGGAACTGCTGATGATCCTGCTGCTCGGCGGGATGGCGTTCCTGACGTTCGCCCCGTGGGTGGCGGCGATGGTCGTCCTGCTGCTCGTCGTGGTCGTCGCGTCCTACCGGCAGCTCATCAAGGCGTACCCGTCCGGCGGCGGCGACTACGAGGTCGCGCACCGGAACCTCGGCGAACGGGCCGGCCTGGTCGTGGCCAGTGCCCTGCTCGTCGACTACGTCATGACGGTCGCCGTGTCGGTGGCCTCGGGCGTGGACAACATCATCTCGGCGCTGCCGATGCTCAACGAGTTCCGCGTCGAGCTCGCGATCCTGTTCGTCGTGCTGCTGGCGGCCGCGAACCTCCGCGGTGTCCGCGAGTCGAGCAAGGCCTTCGCGGTCCCCACCTACCTGTTCGTCGCGAGCGTCTTCGTGATGGTCGTCACCGGCCTGGTCCGGGTCGCCGCGGGCGACGCCCCCGTCGCCGAGTCCGCTGCGTACACGGTGCAGAACGTCGAGCACACCACCCAGGCGGCCTTCATCCTGCTGCTGCTCCGTGCCTTCGCGTCCGGCTGTTCCGCGCTGACCGGCGTCGAGGCGATCGCGAACGGCGTGCAGGCGTTCCGTCGCCCGAAGATCAAGAACGCCCAGCAGACCCTCGTGCTCATGGGCGGCATCGCGATCGTGCTGTTCATCGGCCTCATCACGCTGGCCCTGGTGTCGCGCGTGCACTACGCCGAGAGCGCCTGTGACCTGCAGGGCTTCGCGAACTGCAGCACCACGCCGCAGCGCTCCCTGATCGCCCAGATCGCGGCGGCGACGTTCGGCAACAACTCGGTGCTGTTCTTCGTCATCCAGGCGACGACCGCGGCGGTGCTGCTCCTGGCGGCGAACACCGCGTTCAACGGGTTCCCGCTGCTCGGCTCGATCCTGGCCCGCGACTCGTACGCCCCGAAGGCCCTGTCCACCCGCGGCGACCGCCTGATCTACTCGAACGGCGTCATCCTGCTCGCGCTCGTCGCGGCCGCGCTGCTCATCGTCTACCGGGCGAACGTCACGAGCCTCATCCAGCTCTACATCATCGGCGTCTTCGTGTCCTTCACGCTCGGGCAGAGTGGCATGGTCAAGCACTGGGTCAGCCTGCTCCGCGCCGACCGGGCCGGCACCGCCGACGAGCCGGTGAACCGCGGGCAGGTGCTCCGGAGCCTGACGATCAACTCGATCGGCGCGACCTTCACCTTCGTGGTGCTCGTCATCGTCACGATCACGAAGTTCACGCACGGCGCCTGGTTGGTCTTCGTGATCATGCCCGTGCTGTTCGTGCTGATGCTCGGCGTGAACCGCTACTACCGGGACGTCTCGCACGAGATCCAGGCCGACGTCGAGACCGAGTTCGGTGCCACCGGTGACCACGCGATCGTCCTGGTCAACAAGCTGCAGAAGCCCGTCCTCAAGGCCCTCGACTACGCGATCGCCGCCGAGCACGCCGGACTCGAGGCCGTGCACGTCGCCATCGACGACGCCGACGCCGCCCGATTGCGCGAACAGTGGGCCGAGCACGGCATCGAGGTCCCGCTGACGATGGTGCCGAGCCCGTACCGCGACATCTCGATGCCGCTCATCAAGTACATCAAGGCGCACCGGCTGGAGCACGGCTCCGAGGTCGTCACCGTGTACACGCCGGTCTTCATCGTCGGCCACTGGTGGGAGGGGCTGCTCCACAACCACCGCGGTCGTCGGATCCGCCGCAAGCTGCTGCTCACGCACGGCGTCACGGTTGCGCTCGTGCCGTGGCTGCTCGACTCCTCCGAACTGCTCTACGGCAAGCGCTCCCGACCCTTCCCGGGCCAGGACCGCCGTGGCGAGCCCGTCCGGCCGGCGCTCCGGCGCTCCCCGCACGGCGTCTTCCGCTCGGAGGCCGAGGAGGACCGGCTCATCCGCTCCGCCCAGCGCAACAGCCTGGAGCCGCAGAAGCTCGCGCACCAGCCGTCGCCAGCCTCCCGTCGTGCCACCCGCCCCGCCGGCCCCGCCGAGGGCGTCGACCCGGCGCTCTGCACCGGCGAGGTCCGCTCGCTGGTCGCAGCCACCCCGCCGGTCCCCCGTCCGCACGATGACGATGCGTGA
- a CDS encoding PadR family transcriptional regulator — MSPVFAHGHLRLYLLVLLADHPMHGYEVITALGDRFGGTYVPSAGTVYPRLAKLEEDGLITGTSDGRKTVYAITDAGRAELDARADEVAQLENGVTDSVKSLADGVRASVGAAMKSLRADLAAAAEPGGSGGSGGSTDAGPTAVPAAGVRSLRDAEMAVAVFRQQLRADLRRRAARGTLDDAAVQRLRDGLEALRKSL, encoded by the coding sequence ATGAGCCCGGTCTTCGCGCACGGCCACCTGCGCCTCTACCTGCTGGTCCTGCTGGCCGACCACCCGATGCACGGGTACGAGGTCATCACCGCCCTCGGCGACCGCTTCGGCGGCACCTACGTCCCGAGCGCCGGCACCGTCTACCCGCGCCTGGCGAAGCTGGAGGAGGACGGCCTGATCACCGGCACGTCCGACGGCCGCAAGACCGTCTACGCCATCACCGACGCCGGCCGGGCCGAACTCGACGCCCGTGCGGACGAGGTCGCCCAGCTCGAGAACGGCGTCACCGACAGCGTCAAGTCCCTGGCCGACGGCGTCCGCGCCTCGGTCGGTGCCGCGATGAAGTCGCTCCGTGCCGACCTGGCGGCAGCCGCCGAGCCCGGCGGGTCCGGTGGGTCCGGTGGGTCCACCGACGCCGGTCCGACCGCGGTGCCGGCAGCGGGTGTCCGGTCCCTCCGCGACGCCGAGATGGCCGTCGCCGTGTTCCGGCAGCAACTCCGTGCCGACCTCCGCCGCCGTGCCGCTCGTGGCACGCTCGACGACGCGGCCGTCCAGCGCCTGCGGGACGGTCTGGAGGCACTGCGCAAGTCCCTCTGA
- a CDS encoding DUF4097 family beta strand repeat-containing protein: protein MAQEKWLVDEPKVIDTGIVRALRIGLVGGQVDVVTHDEPTARVEIHQVSGKPIKVEIEGDTLTVDHPQMRWDDVLGFLKSFRGGGARADVSILVPRDVTVTIGVVSAGVLLSGTERGATLNSVSGDVVLDGVIGDVVVNAVSGTTTLRDQVGAVALRTVSGDVVATGEIRRFTADGVSSAVVLDLHGSPDQVKVNTVSGSVDVRLEHGTPYTSTITTATGRLQFDDAEIRGTRGSYTRTDGELSGSYVDVRINSVSGDVAIVHGHAPSTPAAPTAPTTPDAPPAPAAPTAPSFDEQGGTVA, encoded by the coding sequence ATGGCACAGGAGAAGTGGCTCGTCGACGAGCCGAAGGTCATCGACACCGGGATCGTCCGCGCACTGCGGATCGGCCTGGTCGGCGGACAGGTGGACGTCGTCACGCACGACGAGCCGACCGCCCGCGTGGAGATCCACCAGGTCTCCGGCAAGCCCATCAAGGTCGAGATCGAGGGCGACACCCTCACCGTCGACCACCCGCAGATGCGCTGGGACGACGTCCTCGGGTTCCTCAAGTCCTTCCGCGGCGGCGGCGCCCGTGCCGACGTCAGCATCCTGGTCCCGCGCGACGTCACCGTGACCATCGGCGTCGTCTCCGCCGGCGTGCTGCTCTCCGGCACCGAGCGGGGCGCCACGCTCAACAGTGTCTCCGGTGACGTCGTCCTCGACGGCGTGATCGGCGACGTCGTCGTCAACGCGGTCTCCGGCACCACCACCCTCCGCGACCAGGTCGGCGCCGTCGCGCTCCGGACCGTCTCCGGAGACGTCGTCGCCACCGGTGAGATCCGCCGCTTCACCGCGGACGGGGTGTCCTCGGCGGTCGTCCTCGACCTGCACGGCTCCCCGGACCAGGTGAAGGTGAACACGGTGTCCGGCTCGGTCGACGTCCGCCTCGAGCACGGCACGCCCTACACGAGCACGATCACCACCGCGACCGGCCGTCTGCAGTTCGACGACGCCGAGATCCGCGGCACCCGTGGGTCGTACACGCGGACCGACGGTGAGCTCTCCGGGTCCTACGTCGACGTCCGCATCAACTCGGTCTCCGGCGACGTCGCGATCGTGCACGGCCACGCGCCGAGCACACCCGCTGCACCGACGGCCCCGACGACGCCCGACGCACCGCCCGCCCCGGCGGCACCGACCGCGCCGTCCTTCGACGAGCAGGGCGGGACCGTCGCATGA